In Bradyrhizobium paxllaeri, the genomic stretch TCGAAGCAAGCGGATTGGTGACGGGGAATCCGTAGATGTATTTCGGAAGCCGAGTTGCTGATCACGGTGCAGAAATCCGTGTTGCCGGGCCCCGCGGCTTCGATGACTTCAAAGTCCGAACTCGAAACAACGGCCGCCTTTGCCGAATTCAACGAACAGAAACCGATCAATAATCCGATCGCAAACGTCCAAGCCGCGATCTATTCGAATTGGATATCCAGGCGGGCACAATCGAGCCAAAGGGCAGCCAAAAGGCTAGCCCACAGCAATTGCGCCGCTCCGCCGCGAACGCCGGTAGCCAACAAGCCCCAATCCGGCAAAGCCGAGAATCAACATCGCCCAAGTCGAAACCTCGGGAATTGCCGACACGGCGATGCCAAATCTGACATTGTTCAGAGAAAGGCTTTCGGTTCCCGACGTAACCAGGACCTCCGTGAAGGGCGTGGTATCCGTGATGCCGAAGAAGTTGCTCGTTGCAAAACCGCTAGCCGTGCTGCTCTTGGTGACGGTATTTCCGTTGGAAAGAAGGAAGGTTACATCGTAGTCGTCAAACGTACCGAAATCGAAAGAGAATGAAGTCACCGGCCCCGCCAGGGTGATCTTGATGTTGACCAGATCAAAACCAAGTTGCTGCACGGTGAGCGCAGCTGGGAGGCCACTTAAGATCGGGCCAACGTTGAAAAAGCCACCACTATACGTTGTCAGATCTGACGAGAACGTCACGCCATCATAGGTGACGCTGTTACCTGGAAAACTATCAAATCCGCTAGACGAAGACGGATTGGGGATAGTGATCGTCGTCTTGCCGGCCGTTGCGGCGTTCCATGACGAGAGATCTGCGTAAGGGACCAAACCGGCGTCCGCATTGACCGTACCAGCAAACAATATCAGCGCCGCCCCTAAGGCAGCCGGGCTCATCTTCATGAACATCAAGGTTCCTGAAATTTTTGTGTGAAAACGAACGCGGCACTGATTCGTGGCTCAATAATAGCGGAAACGGGTAGTCACCGGAAAGGAATTAAACCTTAATTGGAAAGTGGTGTGACAACACGGCACGGACCTTTATTCAAAACTCAACGTTTATTTGGTCCTCCGCAAGTGGGCCGGGAATTATGCGCTTGCTACTGGCGGACCGGCCCTGAGTGCATCTCCACGCCGACGATGGGTTCGGTCCTACATTTCGTGGCCACGCACTTCCAGATACTCGCGGGCCCCGCCGGAGCGGTCATCCTCAAATACCCCTATAACCAGGCGTCCCGTCTTCCAGGCCAGTCCGTCCAGATTGGTCTTGTACTTGCCTGCGATCGGCGCGCGCGCGTCTGCATGGTGGCCGTGTACGACGTATCGACGCCCGTGTCCGATGTCGGCATCGCGGGGATAACGCTTCCACAGCAACGTTTCCTCGTTCTGCTGGTCGAGCGGAGCTTTCGGATCGACCGCAGCATGAACGAATACTCTGTGCCGATCGACATGCATCAGCGGAAGATTGACCATCCAGTCCAGATGATCGACCGGGATCGCTCGCAGATCGGGAAGCGCCGGGCTTTGGCCATATGACGCCAGCGTCTCGCCTCCCCCGTTCCTGAGCCACCAGTCGAGTTCGGCCCTGTTCTCGCAGACCGCACACATCATGGCTTCGTGGTTGCCCTTCAGATTGACGACCTTCGACTCGTCCGGTCTCCAATTCATGAGACGCTCGATGACCTGCCTGCTCTGCGGCCCACGGTCGATGTAATCGCCCAGGGTTATGATCGTGGAAGCCGTCCCCTCTGCATGCCGCATAACCGCATCAATGGCGCGATCGAGGAGATCCAGTCGGCCATGAAGGTCGGGTATGGCGTACGTTCGGCTCACGGCAACCTTGGTCAAGAGCTGGCCCTGAAGGGAAACGAGCTTAGCAAGTGTTGCACAAACCAGCCACCTCACGGAAAGCGCCTGCAAGAGCAAGCGCGCTGGCGGCCGATTTCACGAGGGGCCGTGCAGGTGATCGAGCTTAAGCGGACATCGCCGGAGCGGCGCGGTTGCGGACACGGCGCGCGAGCGCAAAACAAAGGCCCAGAAAGGCATCGAACACGAACAGCAGAAGAACCGCGACGACGAAAAGGCCGATGCCGGTGAGATCGTGCAGCATCCCTTCGAGCATGTCAGGTCCCAGGTAGTACGCGATCAGAACCAGTGCGAAAACGCGAAAGAAATTTGCTATGATGGTAATGGGTATGATCGCCGCGAGAAGTAACAGGCTGCGAATTTTCTCCTGCCAGCGAAACGCATAGGCGTAAAAAACGCCGATCGCGGACAATGCAAAAATCGAATTCATCCCGGAACAGGCGTCCTTTACCAGGAGCTGATAAGTTCCGATCATGATCATGACGCCATTCTGAGCAACCGGAAAACCCGTCGCATACAGGACGTTGGTAACGACGTTCGAAATAAAGACCTTCAGCGGAACCGTAGCGGCGTCCACCAGCCAGTCGGGCATCGGCACGGCAAAGATCAGGAAGCCAATCGGAAACGCGAGTACCCGCAGAGCGGGCCATCCGGCCGAAATCAGGACACATCCGACGATGACGGGAATCAGGGAGAAAGTCTCAAATGTAACCAACCCCTGCTGGATGCGGGCCAGATAGAGCAGAATCAGGCCAGCCAGGAGAGCAATCCATCCCATAACGGGAGCCGGAGAAACTTCAACAGCCCGCAGCTTCTCACGCGATTGCCAGACCAGCCAGAGCGAGGCCACAATGATGAGCGGTCCGTGGCCCTCCTGCTCCGTCTGCCAGGGTCCATCGATCAAACTGAGAACGGTCTGGGCATAGGCGCCGATCACTGAGGCGCCAAGCAGCGCCGGCCATAGAAAAGGGCCGAGAAAACCTGCCTTCGCCGATGGCATTACTTGCGAATATGTCATTTCAATACCAACGGGTTCCAAAACTCAGTTTACTGATAGCATTATAAAGGAACAAGCCGCTTATCTCCGGGCTATCAGAACCGCATAACCAGCGCCAGCAAGAATCAAGACCAGCGCAAGGTAGAACGAACCTGCATTTCCGACCTGGTTCGCGACGGCGAACACGATACCGGCCAGCATAAAGTGCAACAACGTCCGATTGTCCCGCTCGGTGAACTGGAAGAACGCGATCACCAGGGCCACGAAACAGGTAACCGTCAACACATCAAAAAATGTTGTCATTTCACATCGATATCGCGTTGAGAAACTGTTGGGCCAGAAACTCCTGGGCCATTGCGATCAGATCCCGTGCTCAATTTTTCTTGCCGTCGCCCGGCTGCACGATCTTTGCGTAATCACCTTCATATTTTGCTTCGAGATTCGCGGAATAGGCCGCAATTCCCATTTCGGCTTTGACTGCGTCCGCGCGCATCAATTGCCGCGCCAGATTGACCGCAGCCTCGCCTTCAAGCGGACGCAGCTCCTCACCCTTGACCTTGAAGAACATGCCGTTCTGGCCAGAGCGAACGAAGAACACATCGTCCGCCTTCTTGGCCTCGATCAATCCGTAAAACTCCGGCGGCAAATCGCCGCTGTTCAGCGCGCCCATTTGTCGGCCGTGGGGGATGCCGGCTGCAGTGAGCTTCTGGTCGATCTCGTCGAGCGATTTGGCACCTTTGTTCGCTTCGACGAAGGACTGCGTGGACGGCCCGATTGGAAATGCGATCTGTTCAACGCTGAGCAGCTTTCTGCCGGCGAATTTCGCCGGGTTGTTGGCGATGTACCTGTCGATATCCGCCTTGCCCGGCGCCTTGGCCGCCGCTGTTCGCTGCAGATACGCATTCTCGAGGATCTGTTCGCGCGATCTCAGCAAGTCCAGCAGCACGCCTGGTTCGCGATCGAGCTTAGCCGCCATAGCCTGACGGAGCAGATATTTGCGCACGACCAGTTCACCCAGGACGCGTTTGACGATCTCGGGCTCCTTCTGTTTGTCCGGCGTCACATTCGCCCAGCGAAACTCGTTCTCAAGCTCCTGGATGGTTACGACTTCGTCGCCGACTCGTGCAACGACCTGTCCTTTGGAAGCGGCCGGCTGATCGCTTTTCTTGCCGCACCCGGCCAAGGCGATCGCGCAACAGGCGAGCAAAACCGCTGGCCGAGCGATCTTGATGGACATACCCTTCATCCAGGAACTCCGTGCAACCAAATAGGCCAAGAATCAAAATACAACGGGCCAGCCGTTCAGATGTCAGTACGACTAACGAGCCTGCCGCGCCGGGTCGAGCCCCTAACGCTTTTCCGCTGCCATTTCCGTTATTTATGTTAATTTCGTTCAGTGAACCAATTATCTCTTTCTTTTGACTGCAAATAAGCGGGTTGGAGTATATCCTTAGCCCAGACAGCTGATCCAATTAACTCTTTAAAGGATTGTGCGTGACTTCAATGAAATACCCTCGAATTCAGATCGTATTGGCATGTATTGCAATTGTGGGATGTGCGGTGCTTGCGACCGTGCTGGCACCCCGCCAACTGATGGCCCGGACATCGGCCTCCCCCAGCCTTGAAACCGTCATTCCCCGAAAGTTCGGAACCTGGACGCTGGTTCCGGAAATCAGCCCGGTCCGGCCGGCAGATCCCGACGCGTACGTTCAGCCGGACCCGCTCGCCGGAAAGATCTACAGCCAGGAAGTTGGTCGAGGCTATACGGACGGACACGGCAATATCGTCATGTTGATGGTCGCGTACGGTCCGGTGCAGAATTACAGGCTGAAGTCTCACCGCCCGGAGATTTGCTATACGGCCAACGGGTTCCGGATTTCGGAAAAAGCGGATGGCGCAGTCAGCTATCGCAACGGCGTCCAGCCTATCAAGATGACTCGACTGATTGCATCAAGGGAGTCGCGATTCGAACCGGTCACTTACTGGCTGCGGGTCGGCAATGATATTGCCAACGGCGTCGTCGATCATCAGCTGAGCCGGTTGAAGTATGGCTTGCGTGGAATCATTCCCGATGGTGCCTTGATCAGAGTCTCCACGATCGGCCTGCCGAAGGATGTGTCGTTCAAGCTCCAGGACCAATTTATCCGCGACCTTCTTGCCGCCATTCCGCCTCAAGAACTCAGGTTCTTTACCGGCGCGAGCTGATGGTCGGGCGTGCAAACCTGGCAGGTGATTTTGTCGTTCGCTCGACTTAACGCGAAGCTGCTGCGCGCACCATTATTCCGTGGCGCACTTCTTCTGACGACACTGTGGCAGCCGGCATGCGCGCAGGGCGCTGACGATACGCTGTTGCCCTACGCGGTGAGCATTCATCAAACGCCGATGCAGAGCTGGGGACCAGGGGCTGGCATCTATCTCGGAAAAGGCCTGTTCATTACGGCAGCGCATGTCGCCGGCCGGAGCTGGCTAACGCGCCCCAAAATCGCAATTGCCGGATTGGAATATCCTACCCGCGTCATCAAGGAAGGCAGTTTCGAAGGAACGGATCTCACGTTGCTGTCGGTCGAGGAAGAGCTTCTTCCGGTGCGCTTGCGACTTCGGCGAAACTCGATTTGCACCGATCCGCCTAGGCCCGGACAAGAGGTCGTCACCATTGTGCCAGGCTCCGCCGTGCGCTCCCACATCCTCGCGCCCGATCGGCTGCCGATCGGAACCCGCAGCCGGTTCAGCACAGTCATCGCCGATGTGGCTCGCACCGGCAATTCCGGATCGGGAGTGTTCGATGTCAAACGTAAATGCCTGCTCGGCATAATGAGCCGGAAAATTTCGCAATCATATTCTCGACCTGGTACCAGAAAGACGGAAACACGTGATATTGCCAAATACTTTGTTCCGGCCTCAGAAATTGCGGCCTTCTTACCCGTCCATTTGCAACTCTAGTCGCACCTTCTTGACTCTGTCGATCGATCGATCGCGCGTCAGCGCGTTGGAAGAAGGTTGAGGCTGGCATGACGAATGAACATTCGCGGCGGCGCGTGGCGCTCATCACGGGGGCGACCGGGCAGGACGGCGCCTATCTCGCCGAATATCTGCTCGGCCTCGGCTATGAAGTCCACGGCATCAAGCGGCGGTCGTCCTCGTTCAACACCGCCCGCATCGATCACCTCTACCAGGACCCGCATTCCCGCAACGTGCCGTTCCTGCTGCACTACGGCGACATGACCGACTCGACCAACCTGATCCGGCTGATGCAGCAGATCAGGCCGACCGAGATCTACAACCTCGCCGCCCAGAGCCATGTCGGCGTCAGCTTCGAAAGCCCGGAATACACCGCCAATGCCGACGCCATCGGCGTGCTGCGGCTACTGGAAGCGATCCGCATTCTCGGCATGGAGAAGGAGACACGGTTCTATCAGGCCTCGACCTCCGAACTCTACGGCCTGGTCCAGGAAGTGCCGCAGAAGGAGACCACGCCGTTCTACCCGCGCTCGCCCTACGGCGTCGCCAAGCTGTACGGCTACTGGATCACGGTGAATTACCGCGAGGCCTATGGCATGTTTGCCTCGAACGGCATCCTGTTCAACCATGAGAGCCCGATCCGCGGCGAGACCTTCGTCACCCGCAAGATCACCCGCAGCGTCGCCCGCATCGAGGTCGGTCTCGAAGACACGCTCTATCTCGGCAATCTCGACGCCAAGCGCGACTGGGGCCATGCCCGGGATTATATCGAGGGCATGCACAAAATCCTGCAGGCGGACGTGGCAGACGACTTCGTGCTGGCGACCGGCGAGACCCGGTCGGTGCGCGAATTCGTCGAGGTGGCGTTTGCCGAAGTCGGCCGCCGCATCGAGTGGCGCGGCCAGGGCGTCGACGAGACCGGCGTCGACGCAAAATCCGGCAAGACCATTTTGCGCATCGATCCCGTCTATTTCCGGCCGACCGAGGTCGATCTTCTGGTCGGCGACGCCAGCAAGGCGCGGGACAGGCTCGGCTGGAAGCCCAAAACCTCCTTTGCGCAACTGGTCAAGGAGATGGTCGCGAGCGATCTCGCAGAAGCCCGGCGGGAGGTCGCCAATGGCAAGCCTGCCGTTTGAGCTGAAAGGCAAGACCGTCTACGTCGCCGGCCATCGCGGCATGGTCGGCGCGGCGCTGGTGCGCCGGCTGGCTGCGGAACACGTCGAACTCCTGACCGCGACCCGAAGCGAAGTCGATCTGCGCGATCAGGCTGCAGTGAACCAGTGGTTCGCCGCCAAACGTCCGCAGGTGGTGTTTCTGGCGGCGGCCAAGGTCGGCGGCATCGTCGCCAACAACACGCTGCGCGCCGAATTCCTCTACGACAATCTGGCGATCGCGGCGAACGTGATCCACGCGGCGCATGTCCATGGCGCCGCGAAGCTGATGTTCCTGGGCTCGTCCTGCATCTATCCCAAACTGGCGCCGCAGCCGCTGCGCGAGGATTGCATGCTGACGGGGCCGCTGGAATCGACCAACGAGCCCTATGCGATCGCCAAGATCGCCGGCATCAAGATGGTGGAGGCCTATCGCAGCCAGTACGGCGCCGACTTCATCAACGTGATGCCGACCAACCTCTACGGACGCGGCGACAATTATCATCCCGAATACAGCCACGTCGTCGCCGCGCTGATCCGCCGCTTCCACGAGGCCAAAGTTGCCGACGCCAGGGAGGTCGTTGTTTGGGGCACCGGCACGCCGCGGCGGGAATTCCTCTATGTCGACGATCTCGCCGACGCCTGCATCCACTTGATGAAGACCTATTCGGATAGCGAGTTGGTCAATATCGGTACCGGCGAGGACATCACCATCGCCGAGTTCGCCCGCGTGGTTGCGGCAACCGTGGGTTACACCGGCGAGATCAGCTTCGACACCTCACGCCCCGACGGCACGCCGCGCAAGCTGCTGGATGTCAGCCGGCTGGCCAAACTCGGCTGGCGGGCCAGCACCTCCCTCGAGGACGGCATCCGGCTCGCCTATCAGGCGTTCCTCAGCGAAAGACAACGATAGTCATTCCGAAAGACGCGCAATCGAGCCTTACGGCCGTAAGCAGAATCGCGGTCGGATTTGAAATCAATAGTAGCCGTAATACGAACCGACCGTTTCGGTCGACTTATTCACAACGACGCGGATAACAGGGGTTCGTTGCAAATGCCTTTGGCATTCCTTGATATCGGAAACGGTCGTGTTTCCGATCCCCGCAACAAGCAACGCCGCGTCAATTCGAGGCAGAATCGAA encodes the following:
- the gmd gene encoding GDP-mannose 4,6-dehydratase, which encodes MTNEHSRRRVALITGATGQDGAYLAEYLLGLGYEVHGIKRRSSSFNTARIDHLYQDPHSRNVPFLLHYGDMTDSTNLIRLMQQIRPTEIYNLAAQSHVGVSFESPEYTANADAIGVLRLLEAIRILGMEKETRFYQASTSELYGLVQEVPQKETTPFYPRSPYGVAKLYGYWITVNYREAYGMFASNGILFNHESPIRGETFVTRKITRSVARIEVGLEDTLYLGNLDAKRDWGHARDYIEGMHKILQADVADDFVLATGETRSVREFVEVAFAEVGRRIEWRGQGVDETGVDAKSGKTILRIDPVYFRPTEVDLLVGDASKARDRLGWKPKTSFAQLVKEMVASDLAEARREVANGKPAV
- a CDS encoding XrtV sorting system accessory protein, with the translated sequence MTTFFDVLTVTCFVALVIAFFQFTERDNRTLLHFMLAGIVFAVANQVGNAGSFYLALVLILAGAGYAVLIARR
- the xrtV gene encoding exosortase V, producing MTYSQVMPSAKAGFLGPFLWPALLGASVIGAYAQTVLSLIDGPWQTEQEGHGPLIIVASLWLVWQSREKLRAVEVSPAPVMGWIALLAGLILLYLARIQQGLVTFETFSLIPVIVGCVLISAGWPALRVLAFPIGFLIFAVPMPDWLVDAATVPLKVFISNVVTNVLYATGFPVAQNGVMIMIGTYQLLVKDACSGMNSIFALSAIGVFYAYAFRWQEKIRSLLLLAAIIPITIIANFFRVFALVLIAYYLGPDMLEGMLHDLTGIGLFVVAVLLLFVFDAFLGLCFALARRVRNRAAPAMSA
- the epsI gene encoding exosortase-associated protein EpsI, V-type, with translation MKYPRIQIVLACIAIVGCAVLATVLAPRQLMARTSASPSLETVIPRKFGTWTLVPEISPVRPADPDAYVQPDPLAGKIYSQEVGRGYTDGHGNIVMLMVAYGPVQNYRLKSHRPEICYTANGFRISEKADGAVSYRNGVQPIKMTRLIASRESRFEPVTYWLRVGNDIANGVVDHQLSRLKYGLRGIIPDGALIRVSTIGLPKDVSFKLQDQFIRDLLAAIPPQELRFFTGAS
- a CDS encoding serine protease, whose protein sequence is MQTWQVILSFARLNAKLLRAPLFRGALLLTTLWQPACAQGADDTLLPYAVSIHQTPMQSWGPGAGIYLGKGLFITAAHVAGRSWLTRPKIAIAGLEYPTRVIKEGSFEGTDLTLLSVEEELLPVRLRLRRNSICTDPPRPGQEVVTIVPGSAVRSHILAPDRLPIGTRSRFSTVIADVARTGNSGSGVFDVKRKCLLGIMSRKISQSYSRPGTRKTETRDIAKYFVPASEIAAFLPVHLQL
- a CDS encoding metallophosphoesterase, giving the protein MTKVAVSRTYAIPDLHGRLDLLDRAIDAVMRHAEGTASTIITLGDYIDRGPQSRQVIERLMNWRPDESKVVNLKGNHEAMMCAVCENRAELDWWLRNGGGETLASYGQSPALPDLRAIPVDHLDWMVNLPLMHVDRHRVFVHAAVDPKAPLDQQNEETLLWKRYPRDADIGHGRRYVVHGHHADARAPIAGKYKTNLDGLAWKTGRLVIGVFEDDRSGGAREYLEVRGHEM
- the fcl gene encoding GDP-L-fucose synthase; the protein is MASLPFELKGKTVYVAGHRGMVGAALVRRLAAEHVELLTATRSEVDLRDQAAVNQWFAAKRPQVVFLAAAKVGGIVANNTLRAEFLYDNLAIAANVIHAAHVHGAAKLMFLGSSCIYPKLAPQPLREDCMLTGPLESTNEPYAIAKIAGIKMVEAYRSQYGADFINVMPTNLYGRGDNYHPEYSHVVAALIRRFHEAKVADAREVVVWGTGTPRREFLYVDDLADACIHLMKTYSDSELVNIGTGEDITIAEFARVVAATVGYTGEISFDTSRPDGTPRKLLDVSRLAKLGWRASTSLEDGIRLAYQAFLSERQR